Proteins encoded together in one Methanomassiliicoccales archaeon window:
- a CDS encoding RNA repair domain-containing protein: MFPRDVLNRLKWGPAGGLERARITYLHRGAPNDEVSIMGWQVRELGRSFFSTAEARIPYHRIKRIELEGAVLYQWKNREG; encoded by the coding sequence GTGTTCCCTAGGGACGTGCTGAACCGTCTTAAATGGGGCCCGGCAGGAGGATTAGAACGGGCAAGAATAACATATCTGCACCGCGGCGCCCCCAACGATGAGGTCTCGATCATGGGTTGGCAGGTGAGGGAGCTGGGTCGCTCCTTCTTCAGCACCGCGGAAGCCAGGATTCCCTACCATCGTATAAAGCGCATAGAACTGGAGGGCGCTGTTCTATATCAATGGAAAAATAGGGAGGGATAA
- the ade gene encoding adenine deaminase — MKVTELEGNLVDVRRGDILPARISLIEDRIVSITPLSGQKDVYLLPGLIDAHIHIESSLLCPARFSEAAISRGTTAVVSDPHEIANVMGLEGVKYMFQEAERTPLRIYYTAPSCVPALGLEGPKLDAEDVRQILSWERCVGLGEVMDVRAVLQDEPSLIAKLDAAKDMGKRIDGHAPGLRGAPLLAYVAAGPDSDHECTSAQEAEEKHRLGMRIMVREGSAAKDLANLIPFAQRHDCMLVSDDLDAADLLLGHVDRLLRRAVEEGMDPVRAIRAVTLMPAEHYRLPLGELAEGSLADITVVRDLKSFEPLQTWIGGRLVAQNGTCLVRSEARRLPHSIFARKVSAEALILPGLEEGKEMLVQEALPGQIVGGWKRMRMLMKEGEVIADLERDILLLAVLDRRRQRPPTLSLITGFGLRYGAIAASVAHDAHNIIGVGVDRQSLAKALNAVIDMGGGLYAWNGREERSLPLPLAGLMTDRPCAEVASLDEELRSFVQAMGCKLPSPFMTLSFQDPEFRRAIMSPIWSKG, encoded by the coding sequence ATGAAAGTGACGGAGTTAGAGGGGAATCTCGTCGATGTGAGGAGAGGCGATATCCTTCCTGCTCGGATCTCCCTTATAGAGGATAGGATCGTTAGCATAACTCCTTTGAGCGGCCAGAAGGACGTCTATCTGCTCCCGGGCCTGATAGATGCGCACATACACATTGAATCATCTCTTCTCTGCCCCGCACGCTTTTCCGAGGCGGCCATTTCTCGAGGTACCACGGCGGTGGTTTCAGACCCTCACGAAATAGCAAATGTGATGGGCCTGGAGGGCGTCAAATATATGTTCCAGGAGGCAGAACGCACTCCACTCCGCATATACTACACCGCACCTTCCTGCGTGCCTGCTCTCGGCCTGGAGGGACCAAAGCTAGACGCGGAAGATGTTCGCCAAATCCTCTCTTGGGAGAGGTGCGTTGGGTTAGGGGAGGTCATGGATGTCCGTGCTGTACTTCAGGATGAGCCATCGCTCATAGCCAAATTGGATGCTGCCAAGGATATGGGGAAGCGCATCGATGGGCATGCCCCAGGATTGAGAGGCGCACCCTTACTGGCCTATGTGGCCGCCGGTCCTGATAGCGATCATGAGTGCACATCAGCGCAGGAGGCGGAAGAGAAGCACCGCCTGGGGATGAGGATAATGGTAAGGGAAGGGAGCGCTGCTAAGGATTTGGCCAACCTGATACCTTTCGCTCAGCGCCACGATTGCATGCTGGTATCTGATGACCTAGATGCTGCAGATCTATTGCTGGGTCATGTGGATAGACTGCTCCGGCGCGCCGTGGAGGAAGGGATGGACCCGGTGCGGGCGATAAGGGCTGTCACCTTGATGCCAGCAGAGCATTACCGTTTACCCCTGGGGGAATTGGCCGAAGGGTCACTAGCGGACATCACCGTGGTTAGGGACCTGAAAAGCTTCGAGCCTTTGCAAACCTGGATAGGTGGTAGATTGGTGGCGCAGAACGGCACCTGCTTGGTCCGGTCTGAGGCTAGGCGCTTACCCCATTCCATTTTCGCACGAAAGGTAAGTGCCGAAGCGCTCATTTTGCCCGGTTTAGAGGAAGGCAAGGAGATGCTGGTCCAGGAGGCGCTTCCCGGCCAGATCGTGGGAGGTTGGAAGCGAATGCGTATGCTGATGAAGGAGGGAGAGGTCATCGCCGATCTGGAGAGAGATATTCTTCTGCTCGCTGTGTTGGATCGTAGGAGACAGCGTCCCCCCACACTTAGCCTGATCACAGGCTTTGGCCTGAGATATGGGGCCATTGCTGCCTCGGTGGCGCATGATGCGCACAATATCATCGGCGTAGGGGTTGACCGCCAATCCTTAGCTAAAGCTTTGAATGCGGTGATAGATATGGGAGGAGGGCTCTATGCCTGGAATGGAAGAGAAGAGCGTAGTCTTCCCCTTCCCCTCGCTGGCCTTA